A window of the Buchnera aphidicola (Aphis glycines) genome harbors these coding sequences:
- the hflC gene encoding protease modulator HflC yields MNKLLICLSSVFLLLFSSALFIVKEGERGIVLQFGKVLKNNNQKALVYNPGLHFKIPFLETVKMLDARIHTMDNQADRFVTKEKKDLIVDSYIKWRINDFSRYYLATGNGDTFQAEVLLKRKFSDRLRSEIGCLNVKEIVTDSRGKLTLDVLKSLNKGTVNPKNISEININSMNALGIEVVDVRIKQINLPAEVSEAIYNRMRAEREAVARSQRSQGQEKAEKLRATADYKVSMILSEARKNALILKGEGEAKVAKLFSDNFQQDSSFYLFIRSLHAYENSFKNKNNIILISSDNKFFQYMNQIISN; encoded by the coding sequence ATGAATAAATTACTAATTTGTTTATCAAGCGTTTTTCTTCTTTTATTTTCTTCTGCATTGTTTATTGTTAAGGAAGGGGAACGTGGCATCGTATTACAATTTGGAAAAGTTTTAAAAAATAATAATCAAAAAGCATTAGTGTACAATCCTGGGTTGCATTTTAAAATTCCATTTTTAGAAACTGTTAAAATGTTAGATGCTCGTATTCATACTATGGATAATCAAGCAGATCGTTTTGTCACAAAAGAAAAAAAAGATCTTATTGTAGATTCGTATATAAAATGGCGTATTAACGATTTTAGTCGTTATTACTTGGCTACTGGAAACGGAGATACTTTTCAAGCTGAAGTGTTACTTAAAAGAAAGTTTAGCGATCGATTACGCTCTGAAATAGGATGTTTAAATGTAAAAGAAATTGTCACTGATTCTAGAGGAAAACTAACATTAGATGTATTAAAATCTCTAAATAAGGGGACAGTTAATCCAAAAAATATATCTGAAATAAATATTAATAGTATGAATGCTTTAGGAATTGAAGTTGTTGATGTTCGTATCAAGCAAATTAATTTGCCTGCTGAAGTATCTGAAGCTATATATAACAGAATGCGAGCAGAGCGAGAAGCTGTTGCTAGAAGTCAACGTTCACAAGGGCAGGAAAAAGCAGAAAAGTTACGAGCAACCGCCGATTATAAAGTATCTATGATATTATCGGAAGCAAGAAAAAATGCTTTAATATTAAAAGGCGAAGGAGAAGCTAAAGTAGCAAAATTATTTTCAGATAATTTTCAACAAGATTCATCTTTTTATTTATTTATTCGTAGTCTGCATGCTTATGAAAACAGTTTTAAAAATAAAAACAACATAATTTTAATTAGTTCTGATAATAAATTTTTTCAATATATGAATCAAATTATTTCTAATTAA
- the hflK gene encoding FtsH protease activity modulator HflK: MAWNKKNNYQLKLDPWGKKNNSERDCSEKKDQKKIHEKKISINFKKFLCNFNNIIHHTNNSKNLLKKKIHPVLILILIAFFVWFASGFYTIKEAERGVVTHFGKFSHLVEPGLNWRPVFINNVQTVNVETVRELATSGTMLTSDENVVRVEMNVQYKITNPSNYLFSVAYPDDSLRQATDSALRGVVGRSTMDRILTEGRTLVRYDTQKEIEETIQPYHMGLTVLDVNFQTARPPEEVKSAFDDAIAARENREQYVREAESYANEVQPKAHGKAQRILEEAKAYSSRIILEAQGEIIRFLKILPEYKKAKEITLKRIYIESMEKILGHTKKIFIDKSSDATLFLSLNNFINNKQDNNKPFLNTTKPIKNKYNFSKKDQDINDLSLLSSSNFLKQPRASSILNDIKNTERE; the protein is encoded by the coding sequence ATGGCCTGGAATAAAAAAAATAATTATCAACTTAAACTAGATCCATGGGGAAAAAAAAATAATTCAGAAAGAGATTGTTCTGAAAAAAAAGATCAAAAGAAAATTCATGAAAAAAAAATTTCAATCAATTTTAAAAAATTTTTATGTAATTTTAATAATATAATTCATCATACAAACAATTCTAAAAATTTATTAAAAAAGAAAATTCATCCTGTTTTAATATTGATCCTTATAGCTTTTTTTGTCTGGTTTGCTAGTGGATTTTATACTATTAAAGAAGCTGAACGTGGAGTAGTGACTCATTTTGGGAAATTTAGTCATTTAGTTGAACCAGGGTTAAATTGGAGACCAGTTTTTATTAATAATGTACAAACAGTAAATGTCGAAACAGTCCGTGAATTAGCTACGTCAGGTACAATGTTAACTTCAGATGAAAATGTAGTACGTGTCGAAATGAACGTGCAATATAAAATTACTAACCCTTCGAATTATCTTTTTTCTGTTGCATACCCAGATGATAGTTTAAGACAGGCAACTGATAGTGCTTTACGTGGCGTTGTCGGACGTTCTACTATGGACCGTATTTTAACTGAAGGACGAACTTTAGTCAGGTATGATACACAAAAAGAAATTGAAGAAACTATTCAACCGTATCACATGGGATTAACTGTATTAGATGTTAATTTTCAAACAGCAAGGCCTCCTGAAGAAGTAAAATCTGCTTTTGATGATGCAATTGCAGCTCGTGAAAATCGAGAACAATATGTGCGTGAAGCTGAATCGTATGCAAACGAAGTTCAACCGAAAGCTCATGGAAAAGCTCAGCGTATTTTAGAAGAAGCGAAAGCATATTCTTCACGTATAATTTTAGAAGCTCAGGGTGAAATTATTCGATTTTTAAAAATTTTACCAGAGTATAAAAAAGCTAAAGAAATTACTCTTAAAAGGATTTATATAGAATCTATGGAAAAAATATTAGGTCATACTAAAAAAATTTTCATTGATAAAAGTAGTGATGCAACATTGTTTCTGTCTTTAAACAATTTTATCAATAATAAACAAGATAATAATAAACCATTTTTAAATACTACTAAACCCATAAAAAATAAATATAATTTTTCAAAAAAAGACCAAGATATTAATGATTTGTCTTTATTATCTTCTAGTAATTTTTTAAAACAACCACGTGCTAGTTCAATACTAAACGATATCAAAAATACAGAGAGAGAATGA
- the miaA gene encoding tRNA (adenosine(37)-N6)-dimethylallyltransferase MiaA has protein sequence MGLTGCGKSKIAIYLRKYLPIEIISVDSALIYRDMDIGTDKPNHLDLQMHPHRLLNIKDPAEVYSVAEFRKDAYQEIENILGLGRIPLLVGGTMLYYHVLLYGLSNLPPANFEIRKYLLNKVKYNQYFLYEQLNIIDPISANNIHKNDYQRLLRALEIFYISGKTLTSLKNNRLNKLPYNIIQFSILPKSKEWLYKKIEIRVKKMFVLGFQKEVESLFFRGDLNKELPSIRCIGYRQMWEYLEHKTNYEEMFSKIVFSTRKLAKNQLTWLKKWKNIYFLISSQPDIILKQMLKIFKKYKLDI, from the coding sequence ATGGGTTTGACTGGATGTGGAAAAAGTAAAATTGCTATATATCTTAGAAAATATTTGCCAATAGAAATAATTAGTGTAGATTCTGCTTTAATTTATCGTGATATGGATATTGGAACAGATAAACCAAATCATTTAGACTTACAGATGCATCCACATCGTTTGTTAAACATTAAAGATCCTGCTGAAGTTTATTCAGTTGCTGAATTTAGAAAAGATGCTTATCAGGAGATTGAAAATATTTTAGGATTAGGAAGAATACCGTTGCTTGTTGGTGGAACAATGCTCTATTATCATGTATTACTATATGGTTTATCTAACCTTCCTCCTGCTAATTTTGAAATTCGCAAATATTTATTGAATAAAGTAAAATATAATCAATATTTCTTGTATGAACAGTTAAATATAATAGATCCTATATCTGCCAATAATATTCATAAAAATGATTATCAAAGATTGTTAAGAGCATTAGAGATATTTTATATTTCTGGAAAAACACTAACATCTTTGAAAAATAACAGATTAAACAAATTACCATATAATATAATTCAATTTTCGATCTTACCTAAAAGTAAAGAATGGTTGTATAAAAAAATTGAGATCCGTGTAAAAAAAATGTTTGTTTTGGGTTTTCAAAAAGAAGTAGAAAGCTTATTTTTTAGAGGTGATTTAAATAAAGAGTTACCATCTATACGATGTATAGGATATAGGCAAATGTGGGAATATCTTGAACATAAAACTAATTATGAAGAAATGTTTTCAAAAATTGTTTTTTCAACCAGAAAATTAGCTAAAAATCAATTAACTTGGCTAAAAAAATGGAAAAATATTTATTTTTTGATTAGTTCTCAACCAGATATTATTTTGAAACAAATGTTAAAAATTTTTAAAAAATATAAGCTAGATATCTAA
- a CDS encoding mannitol-1-phosphate 5-dehydrogenase, translating to MNVLHIGAGNIGRGFIGKSIFQSGFHLTFTDINQNIIDALNHYKKYTVKLVGYNYEEIISINNFHAIHLKHPNLLNIISDANLITTAVGASSLDNIAIILAQGILLKIKLKSKIPLNIIACENKTQASSHLKSIIFKKISIKYHTYLNKYVGFVDCSIDTIIPSTFSFEKNILSLIAEDFQEWIVCKKQFKGIIPKIINMTVSDDLQSFIDRKILTLNTGHVITAYLGWMRKYKTIYESIQDNDIQKIVKGAMKESGLALIKKYSFNRNSHFSYIDKILIRFQNPFLLDKIERIARNPLQKLRQDERLIKPFLLAKQYNFLYDNLIKGIVSALYYRNKNDVESIQISNLIRNYGIKKTLSQISNLKVDSPEMNLIAAEYVVMHDFFLKRVI from the coding sequence ATGAACGTTTTACATATTGGAGCTGGTAACATTGGTCGGGGATTTATTGGTAAATCAATATTTCAGTCTGGTTTTCATCTTACATTTACTGATATTAATCAGAATATAATAGACGCACTAAATCATTATAAAAAATATACAGTTAAATTAGTTGGATATAATTACGAAGAAATAATTAGCATTAATAATTTTCATGCAATTCATTTAAAACATCCTAATTTATTGAATATTATATCTGATGCGAATTTAATTACAACTGCTGTTGGAGCATCTTCTCTCGATAATATTGCAATTATTTTAGCTCAAGGAATTCTTCTAAAAATTAAGTTAAAATCTAAAATTCCATTAAACATTATTGCTTGCGAAAATAAAACTCAAGCGAGCTCTCATTTAAAATCGATTATTTTTAAAAAAATTTCTATCAAATATCATACATATTTAAATAAATACGTCGGCTTTGTTGACTGCAGTATTGATACGATTATACCATCAACATTTTCTTTTGAAAAAAATATCTTATCTTTAATCGCTGAAGATTTTCAAGAATGGATTGTTTGTAAAAAGCAATTTAAAGGCATTATACCTAAAATTATTAACATGACAGTTAGTGATGATTTACAATCTTTTATAGATAGAAAAATATTAACATTGAATACAGGACATGTTATAACAGCATATTTAGGTTGGATGAGAAAATATAAAACTATATACGAAAGCATTCAAGATAATGATATACAAAAAATTGTAAAAGGCGCAATGAAAGAAAGTGGGTTAGCGTTAATTAAAAAATATAGCTTCAATAGAAACAGTCATTTTTCTTATATTGATAAAATTTTAATTCGTTTCCAAAATCCTTTTTTATTAGATAAAATTGAACGTATTGCTAGAAATCCGTTACAAAAATTACGACAAGATGAACGTTTAATAAAACCTTTTTTATTAGCAAAACAATACAATTTTTTATATGATAATCTAATCAAAGGTATTGTATCGGCTTTATATTATAGAAATAAAAATGATGTAGAATCAATTCAAATTAGTAATTTAATAAGAAATTATGGAATAAAAAAAACATTAAGTCAAATTTCTAATTTAAAAGTAGATAGCCCAGAAATGAATTTGATTGCTGCTGAATATGTTGTAATGCATGATTTCTTTTTGAAAAGAGTTATATAA
- a CDS encoding PTS mannitol transporter subunit IICBA — translation MFQLIKFKIQSFGQFLSNIMMPNISVFIIWGIMNVFFMPLGWCPNKILAELISPMIFYLLPILIGYTGGRLIGGERGGIVGSVAIIGMIISTKIPMLLGGMVSGIFSGWIVKHFDILIKDKIKNGFEMLVNNFSIAVIGILLTIVSFFFIGPCIEYMSNSIGYLLKTIIRYHLLPLVAIIIEPAKIFFLNNAINHGVFSPLGFQDILENKNSIFFLIETNPGPGLGVLLACFFLGKGKFYKSAGGASIIHFFGGVHEVYFPYVLTNPKFLLSLILGSMTNIFILVFFHGGLIGAVSPGSILSILAMTKKNFYSINMFSVFSSFVVSFLTSIVLLKFIDNKKKKFVHLSNQTVNEKVLSNRSDKSDCFFQNIKTIVVACDAGMGSSAIGASILRKKITEKNLMHISISNTSVHCIPNNADMVITHKNLTSRAKKYAPNAKHISLINFLDNVFYDSLIHQLIKNKNFHHQIDINKINILNKQDQPQKLFQLNEKNIFLNQFASNKEQAIKIVGKHLVDQGYVKNDYINSMLKREQMTSTWLGEHVALPHGTVEAKDTILKTGIVFCQFPDGVRFGENFDDIAYLVIGVAAKNNEHIMVVSQITNALDDRNIIMKLSKTKNIQDVLSYLNI, via the coding sequence ATGTTTCAATTAATTAAATTTAAAATTCAAAGTTTTGGTCAATTTTTGAGTAATATCATGATGCCTAATATAAGCGTTTTTATTATATGGGGTATTATGAATGTTTTTTTTATGCCGTTAGGTTGGTGCCCAAATAAAATTTTGGCAGAATTAATTTCACCTATGATATTTTATTTATTACCTATTCTTATTGGATATACAGGAGGCCGATTAATCGGCGGAGAGAGAGGAGGTATAGTTGGAAGTGTTGCGATTATTGGTATGATTATTAGTACAAAAATACCTATGTTACTAGGTGGAATGGTTTCAGGGATATTCAGTGGATGGATTGTTAAACATTTTGATATTTTAATAAAAGATAAAATAAAAAATGGATTTGAAATGTTAGTTAACAATTTTTCTATTGCAGTAATTGGAATACTTTTAACAATTGTTTCATTTTTTTTTATTGGACCTTGTATAGAATATATGTCGAATTCTATAGGTTATTTGTTAAAAACTATCATACGTTACCATTTATTGCCTCTTGTAGCTATTATAATTGAACCCGCTAAAATATTTTTTTTAAATAATGCAATTAATCATGGAGTTTTTTCTCCATTGGGTTTTCAAGATATACTCGAAAACAAAAATTCTATATTTTTTTTAATAGAAACTAATCCTGGACCAGGATTAGGAGTGTTACTAGCATGCTTTTTTCTTGGAAAAGGAAAGTTTTATAAATCAGCTGGAGGAGCCTCTATCATTCACTTTTTCGGAGGTGTTCATGAAGTTTATTTTCCTTATGTTTTGACTAATCCAAAATTTTTACTATCTCTTATTTTAGGAAGTATGACGAATATTTTTATACTTGTTTTTTTTCATGGCGGATTAATTGGAGCTGTTTCACCAGGATCTATTTTATCGATTTTAGCAATGACAAAAAAAAATTTTTATTCTATTAATATGTTTTCTGTTTTTTCTTCTTTTGTTGTTTCTTTTTTAACTTCTATTGTATTATTGAAATTTATTGATAATAAAAAGAAAAAATTTGTTCATTTATCTAATCAAACAGTTAATGAAAAAGTATTAAGTAATCGAAGTGATAAATCAGATTGTTTTTTTCAAAATATTAAGACTATTGTAGTGGCTTGTGATGCTGGTATGGGATCTAGCGCAATAGGTGCAAGTATACTTCGAAAAAAAATAACAGAAAAAAATTTAATGCACATATCTATATCTAATACATCTGTTCATTGTATACCGAATAATGCTGATATGGTTATTACACATAAAAATTTAACTTCTCGCGCTAAAAAATATGCTCCTAATGCTAAACATATATCTTTAATTAATTTTCTTGACAATGTTTTTTATGATTCTTTAATACATCAATTGATTAAGAATAAAAATTTTCATCATCAAATAGATATAAATAAAATAAATATTTTGAATAAACAAGATCAGCCTCAAAAATTATTTCAATTAAATGAGAAAAATATTTTTCTTAATCAATTTGCTTCCAATAAAGAACAAGCGATTAAAATAGTTGGCAAGCATTTAGTAGACCAAGGTTACGTAAAAAATGATTATATTAACTCAATGTTAAAACGAGAACAAATGACATCAACTTGGTTAGGCGAACATGTTGCCTTGCCCCATGGGACTGTAGAAGCGAAAGACACTATTTTAAAAACTGGAATAGTTTTTTGCCAATTTCCAGATGGCGTACGTTTTGGAGAGAATTTTGATGATATAGCTTATCTTGTAATTGGAGTCGCAGCTAAAAATAATGAACATATTATGGTAGTGAGTCAAATTACAAATGCATTAGATGACCGAAATATTATTATGAAATTATCTAAAACAAAAAATATTCAAGATGTTTTATCGTATTTAAATATTTAA
- the pgi gene encoding glucose-6-phosphate isomerase has product MKYINPIQTRSWKILKNHFHIMKNVNLKDLFLSDNNRFKKFSIFFENEMLVDFSKNFITQNTLKYLLNLAKEMDIKKAIQLMFSGKKINETENRPVLHVALRNRRNSPIFVDNTNVMLEINHVLKKMKDFSEQVITGEWKGYTGKSISDVVNIGIGGSDLGPYMVTEALRPYKNHLKIHYVSNIDGTHLFEVLKKINPETTIFLIASKTFTTDETITNANSVKIWFLKNIKKKSALDKHFFALSANIQNALDFGINIENIFQFWDWVGGRFSLWSSAGLSIILSIGFSNFEKFLNGAYAMDNHFYNAEYEKNIPIILALISIWYTNFFNTQTEAIFSYDQYMHRFAAYFQQVNMESNGKSVDKNGKKISYQTGPIIWGEPGTNGQHAFFQLIHQGTKLIPSDFIAPVISHTHLKEHHIKLISNFLAQTKALAFGNSEISFLQDSYFFKENKKDLNKTDKKSLFKQCVGNQPTNSILIRKITPYNLGFLIALYEHKIFVQGHLLNIFSFDQWGVELGKNLAKNIYKNFSTIENSKCFDSSTKGLINFYKFFYK; this is encoded by the coding sequence ATGAAATATATTAATCCGATTCAAACTAGATCTTGGAAAATTTTAAAAAATCATTTTCATATAATGAAAAATGTAAATTTGAAAGATCTTTTTCTATCAGATAATAATCGATTTAAAAAATTTTCTATTTTTTTTGAAAACGAAATGTTAGTTGATTTTTCAAAGAATTTTATTACTCAAAATACTTTAAAATATCTATTAAATTTAGCAAAAGAAATGGATATTAAAAAAGCAATTCAATTGATGTTTTCCGGAAAAAAAATCAATGAAACAGAAAATCGTCCTGTATTACATGTTGCTTTGCGAAACAGACGTAATTCACCGATTTTTGTAGATAACACGAATGTTATGCTTGAAATAAATCACGTATTGAAAAAAATGAAAGATTTTTCAGAACAAGTTATTACTGGAGAATGGAAAGGATATACTGGAAAATCTATTTCAGATGTTGTCAACATAGGAATTGGAGGTTCCGATTTGGGTCCTTATATGGTTACAGAAGCCTTACGTCCATATAAAAATCATTTAAAGATACATTATGTTTCAAATATAGATGGTACTCATTTATTTGAAGTTTTAAAAAAAATTAATCCTGAAACTACAATTTTTTTGATAGCTTCTAAAACATTTACTACAGACGAAACAATCACCAATGCAAATAGTGTAAAAATATGGTTTTTAAAAAACATAAAAAAAAAATCTGCTTTAGATAAGCATTTTTTTGCATTGTCAGCTAATATACAAAATGCATTAGATTTTGGTATTAATATTGAAAATATTTTTCAGTTTTGGGATTGGGTTGGCGGTCGTTTTTCATTATGGTCTTCTGCAGGATTATCTATTATTTTATCTATTGGATTTAGTAATTTTGAAAAGTTTTTAAATGGTGCTTATGCTATGGATAATCACTTTTATAATGCAGAATATGAAAAAAACATACCAATAATATTAGCGCTGATTAGTATTTGGTATACAAATTTTTTTAATACTCAAACAGAAGCGATATTTTCATATGACCAATACATGCATCGATTTGCGGCTTATTTTCAGCAGGTTAATATGGAATCTAATGGTAAATCAGTTGATAAAAACGGTAAAAAAATATCTTATCAGACAGGTCCTATTATTTGGGGGGAGCCAGGAACTAATGGACAACATGCTTTTTTTCAATTAATACATCAAGGTACTAAATTAATTCCAAGTGATTTTATTGCTCCTGTTATTTCACATACTCATCTAAAAGAACATCATATTAAATTAATATCTAATTTTCTTGCTCAAACTAAAGCACTAGCTTTTGGAAATTCGGAAATATCTTTTTTGCAAGATTCATATTTTTTTAAAGAGAATAAAAAAGATTTAAATAAAACAGACAAAAAATCTTTATTCAAGCAATGCGTAGGAAATCAACCAACAAATTCTATTTTAATACGCAAAATTACACCTTATAATTTAGGTTTTTTAATTGCTCTATATGAACATAAAATTTTTGTTCAAGGTCATTTGTTAAATATTTTTAGTTTCGATCAATGGGGTGTGGAATTAGGAAAAAATTTAGCTAAAAATATTTATAAAAATTTTTCTACTATAGAAAACAGTAAATGTTTCGATTCTTCTACGAAAGGTTTAATAAATTTTTATAAATTTTTTTATAAATAG